One Microbacterium marinum genomic window carries:
- a CDS encoding threonine/serine ThrE exporter family protein, with translation MARRRLLPSLHSLVRVTDAASPATEILPVIDDAFTVRVLDLAIRIGETMLVAGAPASEVASTIVRVAGTYGLDPVHVDVTYNSITVAHHRSGADKPVTLMRVVRGSAPDHARLQRLQALVTDIRAGVALDEAAARFRTIRRTPFGYHQPVVITSQALLAVGVAVMFGGNWLVIALSFVAAGAAALTQSFLARARVPFFFSQIAGAFVLTLVAATVPPLLQLTGWDAAEAIRPTVIVASGIVLMLAGLTVVGAAQDAIDGFALTAMGRILELTTQTVGVVLGILAGLETARVIGLGMSAPSESLPLGPLPVQFLGAALIALAVTVFNGAGARIIAVSAGLSVVAWAGYVAASAVGFDTAAASGLGAFAGSIVGIVVAYRLHVPSVAITTAAILPLVPGAAVFRGLLGIVEAEGSAATLLTGFSTLASAATIGIALAVGASLGIYLGQPLRASLGSVIRSRARLRV, from the coding sequence ATGGCTCGTCGCCGGCTGCTCCCCTCGCTTCATTCCCTGGTCCGGGTGACGGATGCCGCGAGCCCGGCGACCGAGATCCTTCCGGTCATCGACGATGCGTTCACCGTGCGGGTGCTCGATCTCGCCATCCGGATCGGAGAGACGATGCTCGTCGCGGGTGCGCCTGCGAGCGAGGTCGCGTCGACGATCGTGCGGGTCGCGGGCACCTACGGCTTGGACCCCGTCCACGTCGACGTCACCTACAACTCCATCACGGTGGCCCACCACCGCAGCGGAGCCGACAAGCCCGTCACCCTCATGCGCGTCGTGCGCGGCTCCGCACCCGACCATGCCCGGCTGCAGCGTCTGCAGGCCCTCGTGACGGACATCCGCGCCGGGGTCGCTCTCGACGAGGCCGCCGCGCGCTTCCGTACCATCCGCCGAACACCGTTCGGCTACCACCAGCCGGTCGTGATCACCTCACAGGCCCTCCTCGCCGTCGGGGTGGCCGTCATGTTCGGCGGCAACTGGCTGGTGATCGCCCTCTCGTTCGTCGCCGCAGGTGCGGCGGCCCTGACCCAGTCGTTCCTCGCCCGCGCGCGGGTGCCGTTCTTCTTCAGTCAGATCGCCGGCGCCTTCGTGCTCACTCTCGTCGCCGCGACCGTCCCGCCGCTGCTGCAGCTGACCGGATGGGATGCCGCCGAAGCGATCCGCCCGACCGTCATCGTGGCATCCGGCATCGTCCTGATGCTCGCGGGGCTGACGGTCGTCGGCGCGGCGCAGGATGCGATCGACGGCTTCGCGCTGACCGCCATGGGCCGCATCCTCGAGCTGACCACCCAGACGGTGGGCGTGGTCCTCGGCATCCTCGCCGGACTCGAGACGGCGCGCGTCATCGGGCTCGGAATGAGCGCACCCAGCGAATCCCTGCCGCTCGGTCCCCTTCCGGTGCAGTTCCTCGGCGCCGCCCTGATCGCCCTGGCCGTCACCGTCTTCAACGGCGCCGGAGCCCGCATCATCGCCGTCAGCGCGGGACTGAGCGTGGTCGCGTGGGCGGGGTACGTCGCGGCATCCGCCGTCGGATTCGACACGGCGGCGGCGAGTGGACTCGGCGCATTCGCCGGGAGCATCGTCGGCATCGTCGTCGCCTACCGGCTGCACGTGCCCTCCGTGGCGATCACGACGGCTGCCATCCTTCCGCTCGTCCCCGGCGCCGCCGTCTTCCGGGGTCTGCTCGGGATCGTCGAGGCAGAAGGAAGCGCCGCGACCCTGCTCACCGGGTTCAGCACGCTCGCCTCCGCCGCGACCATCGGCATCGCCCTCGCCGTCGGGGCGTCGCTCGGCATCTACCTCGGTCAGCCCCTGCGCGCCTCACTCGGATCGGTCATCCGGTCGCGCGCGCGCCTCCGGGTCTGA
- the recR gene encoding recombination mediator RecR, producing MYDGIVQDLIDEFGRLPGIGPKSAQRIAFHILQTPTFDVTRLAHLLSELRERVRFCEICGNVSEQDQCGICRDPRRDRTFICVVEDAKDVSAIERTREFRGLYHVLGGSISPIAGVGPDDLRIAQLMQRLADGTVTEVILATNPNLEGEATATYLSRLLHALEIRVTRLASGLPVGGDLEYADEVTLGRAFEGRRAI from the coding sequence ATGTACGACGGCATCGTCCAAGACCTGATCGACGAGTTCGGACGCCTGCCCGGCATCGGTCCGAAGTCGGCTCAGCGCATCGCGTTCCACATCCTGCAGACCCCGACCTTCGACGTGACGCGCCTCGCGCACCTGCTGTCGGAGCTGCGCGAGCGGGTGCGGTTCTGCGAGATCTGCGGCAACGTGTCCGAGCAGGACCAGTGCGGAATCTGCCGTGACCCGCGCCGCGATCGCACCTTCATCTGCGTCGTCGAGGACGCGAAGGACGTGTCGGCCATCGAGCGCACCCGGGAGTTCCGCGGGCTGTACCACGTGCTCGGCGGCTCGATCAGTCCCATCGCGGGGGTGGGCCCCGACGATCTGCGCATCGCCCAGCTCATGCAGCGCCTCGCCGACGGCACCGTGACCGAGGTCATCCTCGCCACCAACCCCAACCTCGAGGGCGAGGCGACGGCGACCTACCTGAGCCGGCTCCTGCACGCTCTCGAGATCCGGGTGACGCGTCTCGCCTCCGGTCTCCCCGTCGGCGGAGACCTCGAGTACGCCGACGAGGTCACGCTGGGCCGCGCCTTCGAAGGACGCCGCGCGATCTGA
- a CDS encoding DNA polymerase III subunit gamma and tau: MTTALYRRYRPETFGEMIGQAQVTDPLMTALRSDRVGHAYLFSGPRGCGKTTSARILARCLNCAEGPTDTPCGECDSCRELSRGGGGSLDVVEIDAASHNGVDDARDLRERAVFAPARDRFKIFILDEAHMVTAQGFNALLKLVEEPPAHVKFIFATTEPEKVIGTIRSRTHHYPFRLVAPAAMLEYVEQLCAQEGVQVEPGVLPLVVRAGGGSPRDTLSLLDQLIAGSDDGLVAYARAVSLLGYTHAELLDEVVEAFGSRDASGAFGAVDRVVQTGQDPRRFVDDLLERLRDLIIVAATGAGASAVLRGIPADELERMGRQAATFGTDRLSRIADLVVTALDDMTGTTSPRLQLELLVARVLATADAPTGLGAVAAPPAATAPAARPSVPAADAAATPPAASPAPAPSASSDPAPATPAPATPATSSPAPAATPALPDPPTPTGPVTFEQVRDAWTEILRRLEDLSRTSWMIASAARPVAYTEDDVLTLSFQSHADVQSFKKLNAGKGPSEDLRTVVRSVLGVRVKYLTRHDSDPTPPPGGDDGGGRGPAPQPPSGPGPAATSSAPVPAASAPVAAPRSAPSAAAPVTEWAVAPIPVDDAPRAQFAVDDEPEEAASAPVRTATLQREGDVIAAEAPERDDDEDEVPPPVDADAPIPVSVVPERPAPPAPIRSGGIERVGEAAVRQLLGARFVREEPYTPPTRFA; this comes from the coding sequence GTGACCACCGCCCTGTACCGCCGCTATCGCCCGGAGACCTTCGGCGAGATGATCGGTCAGGCGCAGGTCACCGATCCGCTGATGACGGCGCTCCGCAGCGACCGGGTCGGTCACGCCTACCTCTTCTCCGGCCCGCGCGGCTGCGGCAAGACCACGTCGGCGCGCATCCTCGCCCGCTGTCTGAACTGCGCCGAGGGCCCGACCGACACGCCCTGCGGCGAGTGCGACAGCTGCCGCGAGCTCAGCCGGGGCGGCGGCGGATCGCTCGATGTCGTCGAGATCGACGCGGCATCCCACAACGGCGTCGACGACGCCCGCGACCTGCGCGAGCGCGCGGTGTTCGCGCCGGCCCGCGACCGTTTCAAGATCTTCATCCTCGATGAGGCGCACATGGTCACGGCGCAGGGGTTCAACGCGCTGCTCAAGCTCGTCGAAGAGCCTCCCGCGCACGTGAAGTTCATCTTCGCGACGACCGAGCCCGAGAAGGTCATCGGCACGATCCGTTCGCGCACGCATCACTACCCGTTCCGGCTCGTCGCCCCGGCCGCCATGCTCGAGTACGTCGAGCAGCTCTGCGCACAGGAGGGGGTGCAGGTCGAGCCCGGCGTGCTGCCGCTCGTCGTGCGTGCCGGCGGCGGGTCGCCCCGCGACACCCTCTCCCTCCTCGACCAGCTCATCGCGGGTTCGGATGACGGCCTCGTGGCCTATGCGCGCGCCGTCTCCCTGCTCGGGTACACCCACGCCGAGCTGCTCGACGAAGTCGTCGAGGCCTTCGGGTCCCGCGACGCGTCCGGCGCGTTCGGCGCCGTCGACCGGGTCGTGCAGACCGGCCAGGACCCGCGACGCTTCGTGGACGACCTGCTCGAGCGGCTGCGCGACCTCATCATCGTCGCGGCGACGGGGGCGGGCGCGAGCGCCGTGCTGCGCGGCATCCCCGCGGACGAGCTGGAGCGGATGGGGCGCCAGGCCGCGACGTTCGGCACCGACCGGCTGTCGCGCATCGCCGATCTGGTGGTCACGGCCCTCGACGACATGACGGGGACGACGTCTCCGCGACTGCAGCTCGAGCTCCTCGTCGCCCGGGTGCTCGCCACCGCCGATGCGCCGACGGGGCTCGGTGCCGTCGCGGCGCCCCCTGCTGCGACTGCTCCGGCGGCCCGGCCGAGCGTTCCTGCGGCGGATGCCGCGGCGACCCCGCCCGCCGCGAGCCCTGCCCCGGCTCCGTCCGCGTCGTCAGATCCCGCTCCCGCGACCCCGGCTCCGGCGACCCCCGCGACGTCGAGCCCTGCGCCGGCGGCTACTCCCGCGCTGCCCGACCCCCCGACGCCGACCGGTCCGGTCACCTTCGAGCAGGTGCGCGATGCCTGGACCGAGATCCTGCGACGTCTCGAGGATCTCAGCCGCACGTCGTGGATGATCGCGAGCGCCGCGCGCCCCGTGGCCTACACGGAGGACGACGTGCTCACGCTGTCGTTCCAGAGCCACGCCGACGTGCAGTCCTTCAAGAAGCTCAACGCCGGGAAGGGGCCGAGCGAAGACCTCCGCACGGTGGTCCGCTCCGTTCTCGGCGTCCGGGTGAAGTACCTCACCCGTCACGATTCCGATCCGACGCCGCCGCCCGGAGGAGATGACGGCGGCGGCAGGGGGCCTGCGCCGCAGCCGCCCTCGGGTCCGGGGCCTGCGGCGACGTCGAGCGCGCCGGTGCCCGCCGCGTCGGCACCGGTTGCCGCACCCCGTTCGGCACCGTCAGCGGCGGCGCCCGTCACCGAATGGGCGGTCGCGCCGATCCCCGTCGACGATGCGCCGCGGGCGCAGTTCGCGGTGGACGACGAGCCGGAAGAGGCGGCCTCGGCACCCGTGCGCACCGCCACGCTGCAGCGCGAGGGCGACGTGATCGCCGCCGAGGCGCCCGAGCGTGACGACGACGAGGACGAGGTGCCCCCGCCGGTCGACGCCGATGCACCGATCCCGGTGAGCGTCGTGCCCGAGCGGCCGGCTCCGCCCGCGCCCATCCGGTCGGGCGGCATCGAGCGCGTCGGAGAGGCGGCGGTCCGTCAGCTCCTGGGAGCGCGCTTCGTCCGTGAAGAGCCCTACACGCCGCCGACGAGGTTCGCCTGA
- a CDS encoding FAD-dependent oxidoreductase, translating to MDAQPVDVAVIGAGQAGLSAAYHLRRRGFAPAPAAGPDMVVLDAEASPGGAWQHRWESLRMGTVNGIHELPGFAVPPADPAASSRDVLPAYFAEYERRFDLAVQRPVRVRAVRRADDDPHGRLLISTDGAGGLHTWAARYVINATGTWRRPFWPTVAGQARFAGRQLHVHDYVSAAEFSGARVAIVGAGVSAIQLLDEISRTTSTLWVSRREPQWDATGFDTAARIQAIAGAEERVRQGLPPGSVVSVTGAHWSPWAQAAKDRGALVWHPMFTAIEEHGLRMADGSFEPVDVILWATGFRADIAHLSPLRLRTPAGGIRVRDTRSIDEPRLFLIGYGPSQSTVGANRAGRTAARAISLESRSPAPV from the coding sequence ATGGATGCTCAGCCGGTCGATGTCGCGGTGATCGGCGCGGGCCAGGCGGGCCTGTCGGCGGCGTACCACCTGCGTCGCCGCGGCTTCGCGCCGGCACCGGCCGCGGGGCCCGACATGGTGGTCCTCGACGCCGAGGCCTCCCCCGGCGGCGCCTGGCAGCACCGGTGGGAGTCTCTGCGGATGGGGACGGTCAACGGCATCCACGAACTCCCCGGTTTCGCCGTGCCGCCGGCCGATCCTGCGGCATCCAGCCGCGACGTGCTGCCCGCCTACTTCGCCGAGTACGAGCGGCGCTTCGACCTGGCCGTGCAGCGCCCCGTCCGCGTGCGTGCCGTCCGCCGCGCGGACGACGATCCGCACGGGCGTCTGCTCATCTCGACGGACGGAGCGGGCGGCTTGCACACCTGGGCGGCCCGATACGTCATCAACGCGACCGGCACGTGGCGCCGCCCGTTCTGGCCCACGGTCGCCGGGCAGGCCCGGTTCGCGGGCCGCCAGCTGCACGTCCACGACTACGTGTCGGCTGCAGAGTTCTCCGGCGCGCGCGTCGCGATCGTCGGTGCCGGGGTGTCGGCCATTCAGCTCCTCGATGAGATCTCCCGCACCACCTCGACGCTGTGGGTGTCGCGACGTGAGCCGCAGTGGGATGCCACCGGGTTCGACACCGCGGCACGCATCCAGGCGATCGCGGGCGCCGAGGAGCGCGTGCGGCAGGGCCTGCCGCCGGGGAGCGTGGTCTCGGTGACGGGCGCCCACTGGTCGCCGTGGGCGCAGGCCGCGAAGGACCGGGGCGCACTCGTGTGGCATCCGATGTTCACCGCCATCGAGGAGCACGGGCTGCGCATGGCCGACGGGAGCTTCGAGCCGGTCGACGTGATCCTCTGGGCGACCGGCTTCCGTGCCGACATCGCCCACCTCTCGCCCCTGCGCTTGCGGACGCCGGCGGGCGGCATCCGGGTGCGCGACACCCGGTCGATCGACGAGCCGCGTCTGTTCCTCATCGGCTATGGTCCGTCGCAGTCGACGGTCGGGGCCAACCGGGCAGGGCGTACCGCGGCGCGGGCGATCAGTCTGGAGAGCCGATCGCCCGCGCCCGTGTGA
- a CDS encoding glycoside hydrolase family 65 protein, giving the protein MIDRLRFPVDPWRLVETSFSLDDVGVTETLFAAGNGYLGLRGNHPEGRHAQEHGTFINGFHEIFPIRHAEQAFGFAEVGQTIINAPDSKIMRVYVDDEPLSLDIADVREYERALDFRRGVLTRHVRWMTPSGKDVVVDFERLVSFEERHVAIMRLTVTVLNADAPVTVSCQMINRQDGEDVYGGAGKLASKAAAGFDPRKAERMSERVLEPEEYWQNGVRSALSYKVNASGMTIAVVADHLVETENEYSARALIEPDIAKNVFRVQAKQGVPVTITKAVSYHTSRGVPAHELVDRGRRTLDRVEDEGIQTQFDRQEAWIQDFWRRSDVVIEGHDDLQQATRWCLFQLAQAAARADSMGVPAKGVTGSGYSGHYFWDTEVYVLPFLAYTTPLWARNALRMRYLMLPAARKRAGQLNEAGALFPWRTINGEEASAYYAAGTAQYHINADVSFALGKYVRATGDTDFLYREGADILVETARLWATLGFWRFSEGGDPESFHIHGVTGPDEYTTVVNDNLFTNVMARYNLRYAARVVREMAVDDPDAYRRLVERLDLDAAEPDAWQAAGEAMHIPYSDALGIHPQDAVFLEREVWDLENTPPEQRPLLLHFHPLVIYRYQVLKQADVVLALFLQGNQFTPAEKLADFEYYDALTTGDSTLSAVVQAILAAEVGYQDLALEYFRESAFVDLGDLHNNASDGVHVASAGGVWTALVSGFGGMRDHRGALSFDPRLPADWPSLSFTLHWHGTRLSITIRRDAMTVEAGDGEAVSFTVRGAGYTVAGGESVTIALEGQGPVIAGRPTLQQIGEQLREDGTLLSASVPDATAATSVPVHTGTIPVIGDTGETPTAEDDQLETRTRAIPTVDASDVGIEG; this is encoded by the coding sequence ATGATCGATCGTCTCCGTTTCCCCGTCGACCCTTGGCGCCTCGTCGAGACCTCGTTCTCGCTCGACGACGTCGGTGTCACCGAGACCCTGTTCGCCGCCGGCAACGGCTACCTCGGCCTGCGCGGCAATCACCCGGAAGGGCGCCACGCGCAGGAGCACGGGACCTTCATCAACGGGTTCCACGAGATCTTCCCGATCCGGCACGCCGAGCAGGCGTTCGGCTTCGCCGAGGTCGGTCAGACGATCATCAACGCCCCCGACAGCAAGATCATGCGCGTGTACGTCGACGACGAGCCGCTCTCGCTCGACATCGCCGATGTGCGGGAGTACGAGCGTGCGCTCGACTTCCGCCGCGGCGTCCTCACTCGTCACGTGCGCTGGATGACGCCGAGCGGCAAGGACGTCGTCGTCGACTTCGAGCGGCTCGTCTCGTTCGAGGAGCGCCATGTCGCGATCATGCGGTTGACCGTCACGGTGCTGAACGCGGACGCGCCCGTCACCGTCAGCTGCCAGATGATCAACCGCCAGGACGGTGAAGACGTCTACGGCGGGGCGGGCAAGCTCGCCTCGAAGGCTGCGGCCGGCTTCGACCCGCGCAAGGCCGAGCGCATGTCGGAGCGGGTGCTTGAGCCCGAGGAGTATTGGCAGAACGGCGTGCGGTCGGCGCTGTCGTACAAGGTGAACGCATCGGGCATGACGATCGCCGTCGTCGCCGACCACCTCGTCGAGACCGAGAACGAGTACTCCGCCCGGGCGCTGATCGAACCCGACATCGCGAAGAACGTCTTCCGCGTCCAGGCGAAGCAGGGCGTGCCGGTCACCATCACCAAAGCGGTGAGCTACCACACCTCCCGCGGCGTCCCCGCGCACGAACTGGTCGACCGGGGCCGCCGCACCCTCGACCGCGTCGAGGACGAGGGGATCCAGACCCAGTTCGATCGACAGGAGGCGTGGATTCAGGATTTCTGGCGTCGCTCCGACGTCGTCATCGAGGGGCACGACGACCTGCAGCAGGCGACCCGGTGGTGCCTCTTCCAGCTGGCCCAGGCCGCCGCGCGTGCAGACTCGATGGGGGTGCCCGCCAAGGGCGTGACGGGGTCGGGCTACAGCGGGCACTACTTCTGGGACACCGAGGTCTACGTCCTCCCGTTCCTCGCGTACACGACGCCGCTCTGGGCGCGGAACGCGCTGCGCATGCGTTATCTCATGCTTCCGGCAGCGCGGAAGCGTGCGGGTCAACTCAACGAGGCGGGCGCCCTGTTCCCGTGGCGCACGATCAACGGCGAGGAGGCGTCGGCCTATTACGCCGCCGGGACCGCGCAGTACCACATCAACGCCGACGTCTCCTTCGCGCTCGGCAAATACGTCCGCGCGACGGGCGACACCGACTTCCTCTACCGGGAGGGCGCCGACATACTCGTCGAGACGGCGCGGCTGTGGGCCACCCTCGGGTTCTGGCGATTCTCCGAGGGCGGCGACCCGGAGAGCTTCCACATCCACGGCGTGACCGGGCCCGACGAGTACACTACGGTCGTGAACGACAACCTCTTCACGAACGTGATGGCGCGATACAACCTGCGCTATGCGGCCCGCGTGGTGCGAGAGATGGCCGTCGACGACCCCGACGCCTACCGCCGACTGGTCGAGCGCCTCGACCTCGACGCCGCGGAGCCCGACGCCTGGCAGGCGGCGGGTGAGGCGATGCACATCCCGTACAGCGACGCCCTCGGCATCCACCCCCAGGACGCGGTGTTCCTCGAGCGCGAAGTGTGGGACCTCGAGAACACGCCGCCCGAGCAGCGACCGCTGCTGCTGCACTTCCACCCCCTGGTCATCTACCGCTACCAGGTCCTCAAGCAGGCGGACGTGGTGCTCGCCCTCTTCCTGCAGGGAAACCAGTTCACCCCCGCCGAGAAGCTCGCCGACTTCGAGTACTACGACGCGCTGACCACGGGCGACTCGACGCTGTCCGCCGTGGTCCAGGCGATCCTCGCCGCCGAGGTCGGGTACCAGGACCTCGCGCTGGAGTACTTCCGCGAATCGGCCTTCGTCGATCTGGGCGACCTCCACAACAACGCCTCGGACGGCGTGCACGTCGCGTCGGCCGGCGGAGTGTGGACGGCGCTCGTCTCGGGGTTCGGAGGCATGCGGGACCACCGCGGCGCGCTCAGCTTCGACCCGCGGCTGCCGGCCGACTGGCCATCGCTGTCGTTCACGCTCCACTGGCACGGCACCCGACTGTCGATCACCATCCGCCGTGACGCGATGACCGTCGAGGCCGGCGACGGCGAGGCGGTCTCGTTTACGGTCCGCGGTGCCGGGTACACGGTCGCCGGCGGGGAGAGCGTGACGATCGCGCTCGAGGGTCAGGGGCCGGTGATCGCCGGTCGGCCGACGCTCCAGCAGATCGGCGAGCAGCTGCGCGAAGACGGCACGCTCCTGTCGGCGTCGGTCCCGGATGCCACCGCGGCCACGTCCGTGCCCGTCCACACCGGGACGATCCCCGTCATCGGCGACACGGGGGAGACCCCGACCGCGGAGGACGACCAGCTCGAGACGCGCACCCGCGCGATTCCGACCGTCGACGCGAGCGACGTCGGCATCGAGGGCTGA
- a CDS encoding HAD family hydrolase has protein sequence MDTRPDLTAYDGVLFDLDGVLTPTAEVHMHAWRTMFTDLFRDWDISPQYSDRDYFEHLDGKKRYDGVAALLRSRDVEIPWGEPGDPVTADTVCGIGNRKNVVFEEVLRADGIAAYPGSLALVQKLQDAGVPIAVVSSSKNAREVLTVAGILDRFPVIMDGVVAEQEGLASKPAPDVFARAAEMLGVDPARSAAVEDAHSGVQSAVAAGYGLVVGVDRGAGAATLTAVGAHVVVDDLSELV, from the coding sequence ATGGACACCCGGCCCGACCTCACCGCCTACGACGGCGTGCTCTTCGACCTCGACGGCGTGCTGACGCCGACGGCAGAGGTCCACATGCACGCGTGGAGGACGATGTTCACGGACCTCTTCCGCGACTGGGACATCTCGCCGCAGTACTCCGACCGCGACTACTTCGAGCACCTCGACGGCAAGAAGCGCTACGACGGGGTGGCGGCCCTGCTCCGCTCCCGCGACGTCGAGATCCCGTGGGGTGAGCCCGGCGACCCGGTCACCGCCGACACCGTCTGCGGGATCGGCAACCGCAAGAACGTCGTCTTCGAAGAGGTGCTCCGCGCCGACGGCATAGCGGCCTACCCGGGCTCGCTCGCACTCGTGCAGAAGCTGCAGGATGCCGGTGTCCCCATCGCCGTCGTGTCGAGTTCGAAGAACGCCCGTGAGGTGCTCACCGTGGCGGGCATCCTCGACCGGTTCCCCGTGATCATGGACGGGGTGGTCGCCGAGCAGGAGGGACTCGCCTCCAAGCCGGCACCCGACGTGTTCGCGCGTGCCGCCGAGATGCTCGGCGTCGACCCGGCTCGCAGCGCCGCCGTCGAGGACGCGCACTCCGGTGTCCAGTCCGCCGTCGCCGCCGGTTACGGCCTCGTCGTGGGCGTCGACCGGGGCGCGGGCGCCGCGACGCTCACCGCCGTCGGTGCGCACGTCGTCGTCGACGACCTCTCCGAACTCGTCTGA
- a CDS encoding acetate/propionate family kinase: protein MTPVLVINSGSSSFKYQLIDVETERSLASGLVERIGEAAGVATHTVFFHGEDAAVAATKATSSRELPIPDHTAGFAVMLEAFGEHGPSLDDARPVAVGHRVVQGGARFFEPTLITSLVEINIDELSALAPLHNPGALQGIRAARAAFAQVPHVAVFDTAFHQTMPAAAFTYAIDRETAERHRIRKYGFHGTSHKFVSEAAAAHLDRPLSSLKQIVLHLGNGASATAVDGGASVDTSMGLTPLEGLVMGTRSGDIDASVLGVLARRDEMTPGELDAFLNTRSGLRGLAGASDMRDIERRRAEGDPHATLAFDVYIHRLRAYIGSYLAQLGGADVIVFTAGVGENSAGVRAAALATFGFAGIHLDAARNESPGRGIRVISTDESPVTVLVVPTDEELEIARQAHTVAAG, encoded by the coding sequence ATGACCCCCGTCCTCGTCATCAACAGCGGCTCCTCCTCCTTCAAGTACCAGCTGATCGACGTCGAGACCGAGCGCTCCTTGGCGTCGGGCCTCGTGGAGCGCATCGGCGAGGCGGCGGGTGTCGCCACGCACACCGTGTTCTTCCACGGGGAGGATGCCGCTGTCGCCGCGACGAAGGCCACCTCGTCGCGCGAGCTCCCGATCCCCGACCACACCGCGGGCTTCGCCGTGATGCTCGAGGCGTTCGGCGAGCACGGACCCTCCCTCGACGACGCGCGGCCGGTCGCGGTCGGGCACCGCGTCGTGCAGGGCGGCGCGCGCTTCTTCGAGCCGACCCTCATCACCTCGCTTGTCGAGATCAACATCGACGAGCTGAGCGCCCTCGCGCCGCTGCACAACCCCGGCGCGCTGCAGGGCATCCGAGCGGCGCGTGCGGCCTTCGCGCAGGTTCCGCACGTCGCCGTCTTCGACACCGCCTTCCACCAGACGATGCCGGCGGCCGCCTTCACGTACGCGATCGACCGCGAGACCGCCGAACGGCACCGCATCCGCAAGTACGGCTTCCACGGGACGAGCCACAAGTTCGTCAGCGAAGCCGCGGCGGCCCACCTCGATCGACCGCTGAGCAGTCTGAAGCAGATCGTCCTCCACCTTGGCAACGGAGCGTCGGCGACCGCCGTGGACGGCGGCGCATCCGTCGACACCTCGATGGGGCTCACCCCGCTCGAGGGTCTCGTCATGGGAACACGGTCCGGCGACATCGACGCCTCGGTCCTGGGGGTCCTCGCCCGACGCGACGAGATGACGCCCGGCGAGCTCGACGCCTTCCTCAACACCCGCAGCGGACTGCGCGGTCTCGCGGGCGCGTCGGACATGCGCGACATCGAGCGGCGCCGCGCCGAAGGCGATCCGCACGCGACGCTCGCCTTCGACGTCTACATCCACCGGCTCCGCGCCTACATCGGGTCCTACCTCGCCCAGCTGGGCGGCGCCGACGTCATCGTCTTCACCGCCGGAGTGGGGGAGAACTCCGCGGGCGTGCGCGCGGCCGCGCTGGCGACCTTCGGCTTCGCCGGGATCCACCTGGATGCCGCGCGGAACGAGTCGCCGGGCCGCGGCATCCGGGTCATCTCCACCGACGAGTCACCCGTCACGGTCCTCGTCGTGCCCACCGACGAGGAGCTCGAGATCGCCCGGCAGGCGCACACCGTCGCGGCGGGATGA